Part of the Vagococcus teuberi genome, CTTTATATCTTGTCATTCACTTTATCTCCTTTATTTTTTCCAATGAAAAAACGAGGCACAAGTCCTCGCTTTTAATGTCTTAATTTCTAACTAGTACCAGTACAATCGTCAATACGACAAAGGACAACATAGCTAGTGTATCGGTTTTATTCCAGTTTAGAACACGATATTTCGTACGGCCTTCGCCACCACGATAACCACGTGCTTCCATCGCAATCGCTAATTCTTCAGCTCGGTTAAAACTACTTACAAATAACGGAATCAGAAGTGGCACAATAGCTTTCATCTTATCCATTAAGTTTCCTTCGCCAAAATCAACCCCACGAGCACGTTGCGCATTCATGATTTTTTCTGTTTCATCCATCAACGTTGGCACAAAACGCAACGCAATAGATAACATCAATGAAATTTCATGCGCTGGAAATTTTACTTTTTCCAACGGTCTAAGCAAATACTCAATCGCATCTGAAAGTGATAATGGGGGTGTGGTTAGCGTTAAAAGTGTCGACATAAAAATAATCAACACAAAACGTGTAAAGATAAAGAACCCATTGACCAAACCGAATTGGCTAATGCTTATCCAACCCCACTCAAAGTACACATGTCCCCCACGCGTAAAGAGTACCTGGAGTCCCACTGTAAATAAAATCAACCAAATTAATGGTTTCACTCCTTTAAGGAAGAAACTTAGTTTAATCTTTGATAACCAAATACAAAATAGCGTGAAAGCAAACATCACACCAAATGATAAAAAGTTATTACAAATAAAGATAATCCCAATAAAGTAAAAACTAGCGATTAATTTGGCACGAGGATCCATACGATGTACGACAGAATCTCCCGGTATATAACGACCTAAAATCAATTTATTCATCATCTGAGAGTACCTGCCTTTTTTCAAGAATCGGTAAAAGCTCGTCAGATAATTCTTCTGCGGTTAGTGGCAAGCGACTAAATTCCATGCCCTTTGCCATTAAATCAAAAGCAAACTCTGTCGCTGTCGGAACACCTAACTGTTTCTCACGTAACCACTCTACATCATTGAAAATATCACGTGGATGTCCTTGTTTCTGGATTTTTCCTTTTTCAACAACCACCATAAAATCAGCATACTCAGCCACATCATCCATTAAATGCGTCACTAAGATAATGCCAATCCCTCTTTCCTTATGTAGACGATAAAACATATCCATCATGTCTTTTCTACCCTTAGGATCAAGGCCAGCTGTTGGTTCGTCTAAAATCAATACTTCAGGTTCCATAGCCAATACACCAGCTATCGCCACACGACGCATTTGTCCTCCTGAAAGGTCAAATGGTGAGCGCTCAAGGTAACTATCATCAAGACCAACAAGTTTTAACATTTCACTAGCTAAACGAGCACTTTCTTTTTCAGATACACCAAAATTCTTTGGCCCAAAAGCTATATCTAATGCGACTGTTTCATCAAATAATTGTGATTCAGGAAATTGGAACACAATCCCAACTTTTTTACGGATTGGTTTCAAGTTTTTATTACTTGTTTCAGGTGTAATTTCTCTGTCGCCGATAATCACTTTCCCACTTGTTGGTTTCAGTAACGCATTCAGATGTTGTAGTAACGTTGATTTGCCACTTCCTGTATGACCAACAATCGCGCTATAACTATTGCTTGGAATGTCTAAATTAATATCAAACAAAACGCGTTGTTCAAATGGGCTATTAGGCTGATACGTAAAATCTACTTTCTCAAACCGTATGTCCATAGCCATTCCACCATTCCTTCCCTCGTCAAATACTCTTTGGGTACCTCAATGCCTTTTTTACGTAATGAAGCTTTTAATTTTTCCGGAAATGGAACGTCTAGTCCCATACCTATCAATGCCTCTCCATGAGAAAAAATTTCTTTAGGTATCCCCTCGTGAATAATTTGTCCTTCTTGCATGACTAGTACACGATTAGCATACGCTGCTTCATCTATATCATGTGTAATCGAAATAACTGTCAGATTCGTTTCTTCTTTCAATGCACGAATAGTTTCAATAACATCTTGTCTACCTTGTGGATCAAGCATAGACGTTGCCTCATCTAAAATAATCACATCAGGTGCTAGCGCAATGACTCCAGCAATGGCCACACGTTGTTTTTGACCACCAGATAACCTAGCAGGCTCTTTTATCTTAAAGTCAGACATACGAACTCTCTCAAGTGCATTGTTGACCCTTACAATCATTTCATCGCGAGGTACTCCCTGATTTTCTAAACCAAAGGCAACATCATCTTCAACAGTTGAACCAACAAATTGATTGTCAGGATTTTGAAATACCATTCCAACCGTTTTTCGGATATCCCAAATATTTTCTTCCGTTAGTATTTCTCCGTTCACTTTTATCTCACCAGACTCAGGCGTAATCAATCCATTAATGGTTTTAGCTAGTGTTGATTTCCCCGATCCGTTGTGACCAATTAAAGCAACCCACTCACCTTGATAAATCTTTAGCGATACATCATTTAATGCTTTATGTTCCTGTCCATAATATTGGAAAGATATATTATTTAATTCAATTAAGGGATTTTTCATTTTACTGCCTTCCTTAAATAACGTCATTTTAGTTTTTAAAAAATGCTTCTTTCTAAACTCAACAACTTGAGGATACAAAGAAACATTTTTATGTATAATAACCATTTATCATAAATGATGATATAAAAAAAGCACTTTATATGATGAGCGCAAGTCCTCTATCACAAGAGACAGAGGACTGCACCGAGCTAGACTCGGAGATTACTCTCCAACATCATAACACTCTAAAAAGATCATCTATAAAGTGATGCAATTATCAAAATTAAACAAGTTCAATGATAACCATTGGTGCTGCGTCTCCACGGCGTTGTCCTTTTTTAAGGATACGTGTGTAACCACCTTGACGGTCAGCATAACGAGGTCCTAAGTCATTGAATAATTTTTGTAAAGCACTTTCTTCAATGATAGTTTCTTCTTTTTCGTCTAAACGAGCTTCTAAGTATTCGTTTCTTACGAATGCTGCAGCTTGACGACGAGCATGAAGATCCCCACGTTTACCTAAAGTAATCATTTTTTCAGTTGTTGAACGGATTTCTTTTGCACGAGCTTCAGTTGTCTCAATGCGTTCATTGATAATTAAATCAGTTGTTAAATCACGTAACATTGCTTTTCGTTGGCTGCTTGTGCGACCTAATTTACGATAACTCACGTCGTGTTCCCTCCTTTAATCGGTTTAGATTAGTCCTCTTGGCGTAATCCTAAAGAAAGATCTGCTAATTTAGCTTTAACTTCTTCAAGTGATTTACGTCCTAAGTTACGAACCTTAATCATTTCGGCTTCTGATTTATTTGTTAATTCTTGTAATGTGTTAATGCCTGCGCGTTTCAAACAGTTATAAGAACGAACCGATAAATCAAGCTCTTCGATTGTTGTTTCTAACATTTTTTCTTTTTGTGTTTCTTCTTTTTCGATCATGATTTCGGCATTTTTCGCTTCATCAGTCAAGTTAACAAAAATATCTAAATGCTCAGTCAAGATTTTAGCAGATAAACTGATAGCTTCTTGTGGAGCGATAGATCCATCTGTCCAGACATCTAAAGTTAATTTGTCATAATCATCACGACGCCCAACACGTGTGTTTTCTACCTGGTAGTTAACACGGTTAACTGGCGTGTAGATAGAATCCACTGGTAATACACCAATTGGCATATCTTCACTCTTATTTTCTTCAGCTTGGACATAACCACGTCCTGGCTTAACAGTTAAACTTGCACGGAAAGTTGCACCTTCAGCAACGCTACAAATGAATAAATCTTTATTCATAATTTCAACATCACTGTCAGTAAGAATATCTCCAGCAGTCACGTCAGCTGGGCCAGTTATATCAATCTCAAGTGTCTTTTCTTCATCAGCATAAAGCTTTAAAGCTAGTCCCTTGATATTTAGAATAATTTGAGTGACATCCTCACGTACACCTTTGACAGTTGAAAATTCATGCAACACACCATCGATTTGTAAATTAGTGATGGCAGCCCCTGGTAGAGACGATAATAAAATACGGCGTAGGGAGTTCCCTAAAGTCGTTCCATATCCTCTTTCAAGTGGTTCGATGACGAACTTGCCATAATCTCTATCTTCATCGATCTTTGTGATTCTTGGTTTCTCAAATTCAATCATTCTTGTCTATACCCCTTTCAAAACGAAAGTGTCTTGTTCAATGTCGCTATAATTCCTATCCAATGAATAAACTCTCACTAAACACGACGGCGTTTTGGAGGGCGACATCCATTATGTGGAACTGGAGTAACGTCACGAATTGCTGTCACTTCTAATCCTGTTGCTTGTAATGAACGAATAGCTGCTTCACGACCAGAACCAGGTCCTTTTACAGTTACGTCAACAGTTTTCAAGCCATGTTCCATAGCTGCTTTTGCTGCAGTTTCAGCTGCCATTTGAGCTGCGAATGGAGTTGCTTTTTTACTACCTTTAAATCCTAATGAACCTGCAGATGACCATGCAATGGCATTTCCATGTACGTCAGTTAACATTACGATTGTATTATTGAAAGTAGAGTGGATATGTGCCACACCTGCTTCAATATTTTTTTTCACTCGGCGTTTTCTTGAAACTTTTTTTGCTACCATGAAGCTTTAAACCTCCTTCACTCTAATCTTATTTTTTCTTACCAGCGATTGAACGAGCTGGTCCTTTTCTAGTACGAGCATTGTTTTTTGTGTTTTGACCACGAGTTGGCAAACCACGACGATGACGCATACCTCTGTATGAACCAATTTCCATCAAACGTTTGATGTTTAAGTTCACTTCACGACGTAAGTCACCTTCTACTTTTAATTTATCTACTGCAGCACGGATGCTATCAGTTTGTTCGTTAGTTAAATCGCGCACACGAATATCTTCAGAAACTCCTGCTTCTTTTAAGATTTCTTGAGAAGTTTTCTTTCCAATACCGTAAATATAAGTAAGCGAAATAACAACACGTTTATCACGAGGAATATCTACACCTGCAATACGAGCCATTATTCGTTACACCTCCTTTATCCTTGACGTTGTTTATGTTTTGGGTTTTCACAGATAACCATAACTCGACCTTTACGACGAATTATTTTGCATTTTTCACAAATTGGTTTTACTGATGGTCTTACTTTCATGATTATACCTCCTTGAATTTTACGGAGTACAATTATTTAAAGCGATAAGTAATACGACCACGAGTTAAATCATATGGAGATAACTCAACAGTTACTTTGTCACCAGGTAATATACGAATATAATGCATTCTAATCTTTCCTGATACGTGAGCCAAAATAACGTGGCCATTTTCTAATTCAACTTTAAACATTGCATTCGGCAAAGTTTCGACGACTGTACCTTCGATTTCAATCATATCTTCTTTCGCCACAACTAGTACCTCCTTATACAGTGTTTGCATCTGACAATTGACAAAATAGTACTCACACCTATTTCTTTTCAACTTTTGTATTATAGCATAAATGCTATATAAAGAAAAGATACCTACATCAATTCAATGAAAAAAATGCGGGTAAGAAATAGTAAGTGACATAGAATAGATAACTAGATGAGCTTTCTAATTGGCTTTATCTATGATTGATTTCACATCTTCAAAAACAGCATCAATATCGCGATCACCATCAATGGTATGTAACACACCTTTGTCTTCATAATACGCTAAGATTGGTTCGCTATTTTTGATATTTACTTCTAGACGATTCTTAACTGTCTCAGGCTTGTCATCTTCTCTTTGATAAAAATCATGACTACCACAACGATCACAAGTACCTTCCACTTTGGGTGGATTGTTTGTTTTGTGATAAGTTGCGCCACAACTTCTACAAATGATACGACCAGCAAGACGGTCAACTAATACATCTTCTGCTACATGGATGTTTAGAACATCATCTACCTTTTTACCTAACTCCTCTAAAATTGTATCTAATTCTTCTGCTTGAGCTAGTGTACGAGGAAATCCATCTAATAAAAATCCTTTTTCTGTATCAGCTTGTGATAAACGATCTTTTACAATTCCGTTTGTCACAGAATCCGGAACTAATTCGCCTTTATCGATATAAGATTTTGCTTCTTTACCAAGAGGCGTTTCATTCTTCATTGCTTCACGGAACATATCTCCAGTAGAAATATGTGGGATTTCATAAACATCGACGATTCTTTCCGCTTGAGTACCTTTACCTGCTCCTGGCAACCCCATTAGGATGAGATTCATTTGTTTTCCTCCTTAAGTTCGAGAAAAGTGCTGAGGTAAAACCTCAACACACACTCTTACTCTCTGATAAAACCAGTGTACTGACGCTTCAACAATAACCCTTCAAGTTGTTTATTCGTTTCAAGAGCCACACTAATGACAATCAGTAAACTTGTTCCTCCCAATCCAATTGATTGAGGTAAGCCCCAAATATTTTGTGCAATAATTGGTAGAATTGCCACTAATCCTAAGAAGACAGATCCAACAACACTTAATCTCATTAATAAAGACGAAATGAATTTTTCTGTTTCTTGGCCAGGTCGTACACTTGGAATATAACTTCCTTGCTTCTGCAAATTCTCAGCTACTTTCTCAGGATTAACCTGAACAAAGGCATAGAAGAATGTAAAAGCAACAATCATAATTGTATAAAGTATTCCACCTGGGATAGTTGAATAATTAAACAATGTAGTTGCAACCTCATACCAAGCTTTTCCACCTTGAGAAGTTTTCAACGCTGTAAGCACGGCTTGTGGTGTTGCAATAATTGAGCTGGCAAAGATTACAGGAATAACCCCTGCTGCATTTACTTTTAATGGTAAATAACTACTTTGTGGTGCGCCAGCTACACGTTTTGTATATTGAATTGGTATCTTTCTTTCTGCTTGTTGCACATAAGTTACCATAACTACTACTAAAAGAATAGCAATAACCAAAGCAACCATGAAAAGTACAGATTTCCATATATCAGATTTATCAATATTGACAAAATAGTCTACATAGATTTCTTTAATGCTAGAAGGGAACCTTGCAATAATTCCAGCAAAGATAATCATTGAGACACCATTTCCAATTCCTTT contains:
- a CDS encoding energy-coupling factor transporter transmembrane component T family protein — protein: MMNKLILGRYIPGDSVVHRMDPRAKLIASFYFIGIIFICNNFLSFGVMFAFTLFCIWLSKIKLSFFLKGVKPLIWLILFTVGLQVLFTRGGHVYFEWGWISISQFGLVNGFFIFTRFVLIIFMSTLLTLTTPPLSLSDAIEYLLRPLEKVKFPAHEISLMLSIALRFVPTLMDETEKIMNAQRARGVDFGEGNLMDKMKAIVPLLIPLFVSSFNRAEELAIAMEARGYRGGEGRTKYRVLNWNKTDTLAMLSFVVLTIVLVLVRN
- a CDS encoding energy-coupling factor ABC transporter ATP-binding protein, with translation MDIRFEKVDFTYQPNSPFEQRVLFDINLDIPSNSYSAIVGHTGSGKSTLLQHLNALLKPTSGKVIIGDREITPETSNKNLKPIRKKVGIVFQFPESQLFDETVALDIAFGPKNFGVSEKESARLASEMLKLVGLDDSYLERSPFDLSGGQMRRVAIAGVLAMEPEVLILDEPTAGLDPKGRKDMMDMFYRLHKERGIGIILVTHLMDDVAEYADFMVVVEKGKIQKQGHPRDIFNDVEWLREKQLGVPTATEFAFDLMAKGMEFSRLPLTAEELSDELLPILEKRQVLSDDE
- a CDS encoding energy-coupling factor ABC transporter ATP-binding protein yields the protein MKNPLIELNNISFQYYGQEHKALNDVSLKIYQGEWVALIGHNGSGKSTLAKTINGLITPESGEIKVNGEILTEENIWDIRKTVGMVFQNPDNQFVGSTVEDDVAFGLENQGVPRDEMIVRVNNALERVRMSDFKIKEPARLSGGQKQRVAIAGVIALAPDVIILDEATSMLDPQGRQDVIETIRALKEETNLTVISITHDIDEAAYANRVLVMQEGQIIHEGIPKEIFSHGEALIGMGLDVPFPEKLKASLRKKGIEVPKEYLTREGMVEWLWTYGLRK
- the rplQ gene encoding 50S ribosomal protein L17, translated to MSYRKLGRTSSQRKAMLRDLTTDLIINERIETTEARAKEIRSTTEKMITLGKRGDLHARRQAAAFVRNEYLEARLDEKEETIIEESALQKLFNDLGPRYADRQGGYTRILKKGQRRGDAAPMVIIELV
- a CDS encoding DNA-directed RNA polymerase subunit alpha produces the protein MIEFEKPRITKIDEDRDYGKFVIEPLERGYGTTLGNSLRRILLSSLPGAAITNLQIDGVLHEFSTVKGVREDVTQIILNIKGLALKLYADEEKTLEIDITGPADVTAGDILTDSDVEIMNKDLFICSVAEGATFRASLTVKPGRGYVQAEENKSEDMPIGVLPVDSIYTPVNRVNYQVENTRVGRRDDYDKLTLDVWTDGSIAPQEAISLSAKILTEHLDIFVNLTDEAKNAEIMIEKEETQKEKMLETTIEELDLSVRSYNCLKRAGINTLQELTNKSEAEMIKVRNLGRKSLEEVKAKLADLSLGLRQED
- the rpsK gene encoding 30S ribosomal protein S11; translation: MVAKKVSRKRRVKKNIEAGVAHIHSTFNNTIVMLTDVHGNAIAWSSAGSLGFKGSKKATPFAAQMAAETAAKAAMEHGLKTVDVTVKGPGSGREAAIRSLQATGLEVTAIRDVTPVPHNGCRPPKRRRV
- the rpsM gene encoding 30S ribosomal protein S13, producing MARIAGVDIPRDKRVVISLTYIYGIGKKTSQEILKEAGVSEDIRVRDLTNEQTDSIRAAVDKLKVEGDLRREVNLNIKRLMEIGSYRGMRHRRGLPTRGQNTKNNARTRKGPARSIAGKKK
- the rpmJ gene encoding 50S ribosomal protein L36 codes for the protein MKVRPSVKPICEKCKIIRRKGRVMVICENPKHKQRQG
- the infA gene encoding translation initiation factor IF-1 translates to MAKEDMIEIEGTVVETLPNAMFKVELENGHVILAHVSGKIRMHYIRILPGDKVTVELSPYDLTRGRITYRFK
- a CDS encoding adenylate kinase → MNLILMGLPGAGKGTQAERIVDVYEIPHISTGDMFREAMKNETPLGKEAKSYIDKGELVPDSVTNGIVKDRLSQADTEKGFLLDGFPRTLAQAEELDTILEELGKKVDDVLNIHVAEDVLVDRLAGRIICRSCGATYHKTNNPPKVEGTCDRCGSHDFYQREDDKPETVKNRLEVNIKNSEPILAYYEDKGVLHTIDGDRDIDAVFEDVKSIIDKAN
- the secY gene encoding preprotein translocase subunit SecY — encoded protein: MFKLLKDSFKIKNIRNKIFFTLFILFAFRVGAHITVPGVDAKALSSLNDLALMAMFNTVSGNAMERFSLFAMGVSPYITASIIVQLLQMDIVPKFVEWSKQGEVGRRKLNQATRYITLVLGFVQSIAITAGFNMYSNAGLVKSPSIFTYVSIGIILTAGTMLVTWMGEQISEKGIGNGVSMIIFAGIIARFPSSIKEIYVDYFVNIDKSDIWKSVLFMVALVIAILLVVVMVTYVQQAERKIPIQYTKRVAGAPQSSYLPLKVNAAGVIPVIFASSIIATPQAVLTALKTSQGGKAWYEVATTLFNYSTIPGGILYTIMIVAFTFFYAFVQVNPEKVAENLQKQGSYIPSVRPGQETEKFISSLLMRLSVVGSVFLGLVAILPIIAQNIWGLPQSIGLGGTSLLIVISVALETNKQLEGLLLKRQYTGFIRE